In Streptomyces longhuiensis, the following proteins share a genomic window:
- a CDS encoding DJ-1/PfpI family protein, with translation MHIAILTFDGYNELDSLIALGVLNRIKSDDWRVTIATPSPKVTSMNGVVIERMSTLEEACAADAVIVGSGVATREVVEDPAIMNTLRRLDPSRQLIAAQCSGALVLAKLGLLNDIPACTDLTTKPWVIAAGVDVLNQPFYAKDSIATAGGCLASHYLAAWIIARLKGNDAAEAALHYVAPVGEKEEYIKRAWRNVTPYLPAPAPALA, from the coding sequence GTGCACATCGCCATCCTCACCTTCGACGGCTACAACGAACTCGACTCCCTGATCGCGCTCGGTGTGCTCAACCGGATCAAGTCCGACGACTGGCGTGTCACCATCGCCACCCCCAGCCCCAAGGTGACGTCGATGAACGGGGTGGTCATCGAGCGGATGTCCACTCTCGAGGAGGCGTGCGCCGCCGACGCCGTCATCGTCGGCAGTGGCGTCGCCACACGCGAGGTCGTCGAAGACCCAGCGATCATGAACACCCTGCGTCGCCTGGACCCCTCCCGCCAACTCATTGCGGCGCAGTGCTCCGGTGCACTCGTGCTGGCCAAGCTCGGCCTGCTCAACGACATCCCCGCCTGCACCGACCTGACCACCAAGCCCTGGGTCATCGCCGCTGGCGTCGACGTACTCAATCAGCCCTTCTATGCCAAGGACAGCATTGCCACGGCCGGCGGCTGTCTCGCCTCGCACTACCTTGCCGCATGGATCATCGCCCGCCTCAAGGGCAACGACGCCGCCGAAGCCGCTCTGCACTATGTCGCCCCCGTCGGCGAGAAGGAGGAATACATCAAGCGCGCCTGGCGCAACGTCACGCCCTACCTGCCCGCTCCCGCCCCTGCGCTCGCCTGA
- a CDS encoding PLP-dependent aminotransferase family protein, translating to MAAPRYKMLVDALASDIRTGRLAAGVRLPTHRGLAAREGIAVVTATRVYAELETMGLVSREQGRGTFVRDIAVPAGHGIDQQVVATDAVDLNFNYPSLPGQAELLRQALREVATSGDIDSLLRYQPHRGRPQDRASIARHLRRRGITTDADQVLIVNGAQHGLAITVMAALSAGDIVAVDALTYPGFKVLAHAFHLDLEPIPVTADGPDLEALEKLCATRPVRAIYTMPTLHNPLGWVMPATERTRLIEIARQHSSLIIEDASYAYLVEDPPPPLAATAPDITVYVSGLSKSVATGLRVGFVVAPPSAVPSLERAIRATTWNTPALTTAIACRWLEDGTVDHLEAQKRDDAKARQALTKQELTGLPLISHPSSYFTWLPLPDDARADRLTATLARHHISVSTAEPFTTTTHTPQAIRLALGSTDMERLQSTLRTVRRAAVEDAYA from the coding sequence ATGGCAGCCCCGCGGTACAAAATGCTGGTCGACGCGCTCGCCTCCGACATCCGGACGGGGCGGCTCGCCGCAGGCGTACGCCTGCCGACACACCGTGGGCTCGCCGCCCGTGAGGGCATTGCTGTGGTGACCGCGACTCGGGTGTACGCCGAGCTGGAAACGATGGGCCTGGTGAGCCGGGAACAGGGCCGCGGCACCTTCGTGCGTGACATCGCGGTTCCCGCCGGTCACGGCATCGATCAGCAGGTCGTCGCTACGGATGCAGTCGACCTCAACTTCAACTACCCGTCGCTGCCCGGGCAAGCTGAACTCCTTCGACAGGCCCTGCGAGAAGTGGCCACCTCTGGTGATATCGACTCGCTGCTGCGCTACCAACCGCATCGAGGGCGTCCCCAGGACAGAGCCTCGATCGCACGGCACCTGAGGCGTCGAGGAATCACCACCGACGCGGATCAGGTCCTCATCGTCAACGGTGCGCAGCACGGCCTGGCCATCACCGTCATGGCCGCGCTCAGCGCCGGCGACATCGTCGCGGTCGACGCACTCACCTACCCGGGTTTCAAGGTCCTCGCGCATGCGTTTCATCTCGACCTGGAGCCCATACCCGTAACGGCCGACGGGCCGGATCTCGAGGCCCTCGAGAAGCTGTGCGCGACCCGCCCAGTGCGCGCGATCTACACCATGCCCACCCTGCACAACCCTCTGGGCTGGGTCATGCCGGCAACTGAGCGAACCCGCCTCATCGAGATCGCCCGACAGCACAGTTCTCTCATCATCGAAGACGCCTCCTACGCCTACCTGGTGGAGGACCCTCCACCGCCTCTGGCTGCAACCGCGCCGGATATCACCGTCTACGTCTCGGGGCTGTCCAAGAGCGTCGCCACCGGCCTCCGGGTCGGCTTCGTCGTCGCGCCGCCATCCGCGGTGCCGTCGCTCGAACGCGCGATTCGGGCAACCACCTGGAACACCCCGGCCCTCACCACCGCGATCGCCTGCCGCTGGCTCGAGGACGGCACGGTGGACCACTTGGAAGCGCAGAAACGAGACGACGCCAAGGCCCGCCAAGCACTCACGAAACAAGAGCTGACAGGCCTACCACTCATCAGCCACCCCTCGTCCTACTTCACATGGCTGCCGCTGCCCGACGACGCACGCGCCGATCGCCTGACCGCCACCCTCGCGCGCCATCACATCTCGGTATCCACAGCCGAGCCCTTCACCACCACGACCCACACACCGCAGGCGATCCGCCTCGCGCTGGGCTCCACCGACATGGAACGCCTCCAGTCGACGCTGCGGACGGTGCGACGAGCCGCTGTCGAGGACGCCTACGCCTGA
- a CDS encoding UDP-N-acetylmuramoyl-L-alanyl-D-glutamate--2,6-diaminopimelate ligase has product MKLSELLAGHDHEVIEGDPETRITGGTCLDAHRAAPGSLFIAVPGHREGGPESVGPALARGAVAVLIDSATAQLPVATWASAADVCVVAVADTRKAAAVVASRYHGEPGRQMKLVAVTGTNGKTSVSSMVESVLRGAEHAKVGVIGTGGSRIGDEPIPMPRSVLSTPESPDFQYLLGYMRDRGVGTVALEATSMGLLTHRLDHSFIDVGVFTNLTQDHLDDHGTMENYRDAKLRLFQGLCRRAVVNADDPVGAGIAAMMPGAVVTYGIDAEADYRATDLSMDAIGTRFTLHHAGHKYPAAIPVPGRFSVSNALATVAACHLIRHNLAGLVAALEQMPPIPGRFERYETPDGTSVIVDYAHSPDSLEKVLTTIRGFASGRVVTVFGCGGDRDVTKRARMGEIAGTYSDLCVLTSDNPRNEDPRAIMDQIVPGLLASGTPFERFADRRRAISFALAAAGHGDVILIAGKGSEPYQIVNEELLPFSDMATVRELATR; this is encoded by the coding sequence GTGAAGTTGAGTGAGCTGCTCGCCGGGCACGATCATGAAGTTATCGAGGGTGATCCAGAGACGAGGATCACCGGAGGCACCTGCCTCGACGCCCACCGTGCCGCTCCGGGATCGCTGTTCATCGCGGTACCCGGTCATCGCGAGGGCGGCCCTGAGTCCGTCGGACCGGCTCTCGCGCGCGGCGCGGTGGCTGTACTGATCGACTCCGCGACGGCGCAACTTCCGGTCGCGACCTGGGCGTCGGCCGCTGATGTATGCGTCGTAGCCGTCGCGGACACGCGCAAGGCCGCCGCGGTCGTCGCCTCCCGCTACCACGGGGAGCCAGGCCGGCAGATGAAGCTGGTGGCCGTCACGGGCACCAACGGGAAGACGTCGGTTTCCTCCATGGTGGAGTCGGTGCTGAGGGGTGCCGAGCACGCCAAGGTGGGGGTCATCGGGACGGGCGGCAGCCGGATCGGCGACGAACCGATCCCGATGCCGAGATCGGTACTGTCCACGCCGGAGTCGCCGGACTTCCAGTATCTGCTCGGGTACATGCGTGACCGCGGTGTCGGCACCGTGGCGCTCGAAGCCACGTCGATGGGCCTGCTGACCCACCGCCTCGACCACTCGTTCATCGACGTAGGGGTGTTCACCAACCTGACGCAGGATCACCTGGACGATCACGGCACCATGGAGAACTACCGGGATGCCAAACTGCGTCTGTTCCAGGGGCTGTGCCGGCGTGCGGTGGTCAACGCCGACGACCCGGTCGGAGCCGGCATCGCGGCGATGATGCCCGGCGCAGTCGTCACGTACGGCATCGACGCGGAGGCGGACTACCGGGCGACCGACCTCAGCATGGACGCCATCGGCACCCGCTTCACCCTGCACCACGCCGGCCACAAGTATCCGGCGGCAATCCCTGTGCCTGGACGATTCTCCGTCTCCAACGCACTGGCCACTGTCGCAGCCTGCCACCTCATCAGGCACAATCTGGCCGGCCTCGTCGCCGCACTTGAGCAGATGCCCCCGATCCCGGGAAGGTTCGAGCGCTACGAGACCCCGGACGGCACCTCCGTCATCGTGGACTATGCGCACTCCCCGGACTCACTGGAGAAGGTGCTGACCACCATCCGCGGCTTCGCCTCTGGCCGGGTCGTCACGGTCTTCGGCTGCGGCGGGGACCGTGACGTCACCAAACGCGCCCGGATGGGGGAGATCGCCGGCACCTACTCCGATTTGTGCGTGCTCACTTCGGACAATCCCCGGAACGAAGACCCGCGGGCGATCATGGATCAGATCGTGCCGGGCCTGCTCGCGAGCGGCACCCCTTTCGAGCGGTTCGCCGACCGCCGCCGCGCCATCTCCTTCGCCCTGGCCGCCGCGGGGCACGGCGACGTGATCCTGATCGCGGGCAAGGGCAGCGAGCCCTACCAAATCGTCAACGAGGAACTGCTGCCGTTCAGTGACATGGCGACGGTACGCGAACTCGCCACTCGGTAG
- a CDS encoding LutC/YkgG family protein produces the protein MSSRDIILARIRRALGAPAGAPTAYDTDIDRDYLHEHGDRTTSQTVELLAENLADYRANVHRCSDGELAATVARLLAEHGSRSVVVPGGLHEEWLAQTALATVADDAESTPAALDQVDSVVTACAVAIAETGTIVLDGSPDQGRRRITLIPDHHICVVRVPDQVVSSVPQALERLDPTRPLTWISGPSATSDIELDRVEGVHGPRTLEVILLSE, from the coding sequence GTGAGCAGCAGGGACATCATCCTGGCCCGGATACGGAGAGCGCTCGGCGCCCCGGCCGGTGCCCCGACGGCGTACGACACGGACATCGACCGCGACTACCTGCACGAACACGGCGACCGCACCACCTCACAGACCGTGGAGCTCCTCGCCGAGAACCTCGCCGACTACCGGGCGAACGTCCACCGCTGCAGCGATGGCGAACTGGCCGCGACCGTGGCCCGGCTGCTCGCCGAGCACGGCTCCCGGTCGGTGGTGGTCCCAGGTGGGCTGCACGAGGAGTGGCTGGCGCAGACCGCCCTGGCAACCGTGGCCGACGACGCGGAGAGCACCCCCGCCGCCCTCGACCAGGTCGACAGCGTCGTCACCGCCTGCGCCGTCGCCATCGCCGAGACCGGCACCATCGTCCTCGACGGCAGCCCGGACCAGGGCCGCCGCCGCATCACCCTGATCCCCGACCACCACATCTGCGTCGTCCGCGTCCCGGACCAGGTCGTCTCCTCCGTTCCCCAGGCCCTGGAGCGGCTCGACCCGACCCGCCCGCTGACGTGGATCTCGGGACCCTCCGCGACCAGCGACATCGAACTCGACCGCGTCGAAGGGGTACACGGACCACGCACCCTTGAAGTGATCCTGTTGAGCGAGTGA
- a CDS encoding LutB/LldF family L-lactate oxidation iron-sulfur protein, whose translation MSGTFVGMPAFPKAAHEAVGNTTLRANLRHATHTIRDKRAKAVAELDDWALLREAGKQIKDHTLRHLDTYLVQLEEAVTAAGGVVHWAADADEANRIVTRLVKETGESEVVKVKSMATQEIGLNEALEAAGIAAYETDLAELIVQLGHDRPSHILVPAIHRNRGEIRDIFTKEMGAWGRPAPEGLTDTPAELAEAARLHLREKFLRAKVGISGANFMVAATGTLVVVESEGNGRMCLTLPETLISVVGIEKIVPTWRDLEVFLQTLPRSSTAERMNPYTSMWTGTSDSDGPQTFHLVLIDNGRTDTLADEVGRQALRCIRCSACLNVCPVYERAGGHAYGSVYPGPIGAILSPQLRGTASEIDASLPYASSLCGACYEVCPVAIDIPEVLVHLRERVVQGGEVTRRGAKVTLKPAKGHAGERAAMRAARWAFTHPAALATGQRLAARTRRFHPRMLPGPGRAWSATRDLPQVPAESFRDWWQRTHGSKESGK comes from the coding sequence ATGAGCGGCACGTTCGTCGGCATGCCCGCCTTCCCGAAGGCCGCCCACGAGGCCGTCGGCAACACCACCCTGCGCGCGAACCTGCGGCACGCCACGCACACCATCCGCGACAAGCGTGCCAAGGCCGTCGCGGAGCTGGACGACTGGGCGCTCCTGCGCGAGGCCGGCAAGCAGATCAAGGACCACACCCTGCGCCATCTCGACACCTATCTCGTGCAGTTGGAGGAGGCCGTCACCGCGGCGGGCGGCGTCGTCCACTGGGCCGCCGACGCCGACGAGGCCAACCGGATCGTGACGCGCCTGGTCAAGGAGACCGGCGAGTCCGAAGTGGTCAAGGTCAAGTCGATGGCCACCCAGGAGATCGGGCTCAACGAAGCACTCGAAGCAGCCGGGATCGCCGCCTACGAGACCGACCTCGCCGAACTCATCGTCCAGCTCGGCCACGACCGCCCCTCCCACATCCTCGTCCCGGCCATCCACCGCAACCGCGGCGAGATCCGCGACATCTTCACCAAGGAGATGGGCGCGTGGGGCCGCCCGGCCCCCGAGGGCCTGACGGACACCCCCGCGGAGCTGGCCGAGGCCGCGCGCCTGCACCTGCGCGAGAAGTTCCTGCGTGCCAAGGTCGGCATCTCCGGGGCGAACTTCATGGTCGCCGCCACCGGCACCCTGGTCGTCGTCGAGTCCGAGGGCAACGGCCGCATGTGCCTCACCCTGCCCGAGACCCTGATCTCGGTCGTCGGCATCGAGAAGATCGTCCCCACCTGGCGCGACCTCGAGGTCTTCCTCCAGACGCTCCCCCGCTCCTCGACGGCCGAACGCATGAACCCGTACACGTCGATGTGGACCGGCACCAGCGACAGTGACGGCCCACAGACGTTCCATCTGGTGCTGATCGACAACGGCCGCACCGACACCCTCGCCGACGAGGTCGGCCGCCAGGCCCTGCGCTGCATCCGCTGCTCCGCCTGCCTCAACGTCTGCCCGGTCTACGAGCGGGCCGGCGGCCACGCCTACGGCTCCGTCTATCCCGGCCCCATCGGCGCCATCCTCAGCCCCCAACTGCGGGGCACGGCAAGCGAGATCGACGCCTCACTGCCCTACGCCTCCAGCCTCTGCGGCGCCTGCTACGAAGTCTGCCCCGTCGCCATCGACATCCCCGAAGTCCTCGTCCATCTACGCGAGCGAGTCGTGCAGGGAGGTGAAGTGACCAGGCGCGGCGCCAAGGTCACGCTCAAACCTGCCAAGGGACACGCTGGCGAACGCGCCGCGATGCGCGCCGCCCGCTGGGCCTTTACCCACCCGGCCGCCCTCGCCACCGGCCAGCGCCTGGCCGCACGCACCCGCCGCTTCCACCCGCGTATGCTGCCCGGCCCCGGCAGGGCCTGGAGCGCGACGCGGGATCTGCCGCAGGTCCCGGCGGAATCCTTCCGCGACTGGTGGCAGCGCACCCACGGCTCGAAGGAGAGCGGCAAGTGA
- a CDS encoding (Fe-S)-binding protein has translation MRVALFLTCVNDTLYPDTGRAVVKLLTRLGVDIDFPMGQTCCGQAHYNTGYRHEAEPLARKFSDVFGEYDAIVTPSGSCGAMVRELYPRMGERARAEGRGDGLAATLAPVVPKTYELTEFLVDVLGVTDVGAYYPHTVTYHPTCHGLRSLGLGDRPYQLLRAVKGLDLKELPGAQECCGFGGTFAVKNSDVSAAMAEDKVRNAGSTGADVLCAADNSCLMHLGGTMSRLHTAMRPVHIAEILASTQEEPLS, from the coding sequence ATGCGTGTCGCACTGTTCCTGACGTGTGTCAACGACACGCTCTATCCGGACACCGGCCGTGCGGTGGTGAAACTGCTGACCAGACTGGGTGTCGACATCGACTTCCCGATGGGGCAGACCTGTTGCGGGCAGGCGCACTACAACACCGGCTATCGCCATGAGGCGGAGCCGCTCGCCCGGAAGTTCTCCGATGTATTCGGTGAGTACGACGCGATCGTGACGCCGTCGGGGTCGTGTGGGGCGATGGTGCGCGAGCTGTACCCGCGCATGGGTGAGCGCGCCCGCGCGGAGGGCCGCGGCGACGGGCTCGCGGCCACTCTCGCGCCGGTCGTGCCGAAGACGTACGAGCTCACCGAGTTCCTCGTGGACGTGCTCGGTGTGACGGACGTGGGCGCGTACTACCCGCACACCGTGACGTACCACCCGACGTGCCACGGCCTGCGCTCCCTCGGGCTCGGCGACCGGCCCTACCAACTGCTCAGGGCGGTCAAGGGACTTGACCTCAAGGAGCTGCCGGGTGCCCAGGAGTGCTGCGGGTTCGGCGGCACCTTCGCCGTCAAGAACTCCGATGTCTCGGCGGCCATGGCCGAGGACAAGGTCCGCAACGCCGGCTCGACCGGCGCCGACGTCCTGTGCGCGGCGGACAACTCCTGCCTGATGCACCTCGGCGGCACGATGTCCCGCCTGCACACGGCGATGCGCCCCGTCCACATCGCGGAGATCCTGGCGAGCACGCAAGAGGAGCCCCTGTCATGA
- a CDS encoding GntR family transcriptional regulator produces MGKKIQQDVPTGRVYEAIKAMVMDHGIAPGARVGIEALARQLDVSATPVREALARLESEGLVVKRPNAGYRATDLLDPDALRDLFEMRLLLEPRAASLAAENATNADLELLRDIVEKMRHHPDTGESYAVYHRFALLDQEFHDTLARAAGRPLLADAVTRLHAHLHLFRLTSAPGAAGTTIDEHEQILDALVRRNPERAAEAMAAHLRSSRVRHRPDTSSQHPRGRTS; encoded by the coding sequence ATGGGGAAGAAGATTCAACAGGATGTGCCGACCGGCCGGGTCTATGAGGCCATCAAGGCGATGGTCATGGACCATGGCATCGCCCCGGGGGCCCGCGTGGGCATCGAGGCGCTGGCCCGTCAGCTCGATGTGTCGGCGACACCGGTACGGGAAGCTCTGGCACGCCTCGAGTCGGAGGGTCTCGTGGTCAAACGGCCGAACGCCGGCTACCGCGCGACCGACCTTCTCGACCCGGACGCCCTGCGCGACCTGTTCGAGATGCGGCTGCTTCTGGAGCCGCGAGCCGCGTCGCTCGCCGCGGAGAACGCGACCAATGCGGACCTTGAGTTGCTGCGCGACATCGTCGAGAAGATGCGCCACCACCCCGACACCGGCGAGAGCTACGCGGTCTACCACCGCTTCGCCCTGCTGGACCAGGAGTTTCATGACACGCTCGCGCGGGCTGCGGGGCGGCCGTTGCTCGCGGACGCGGTGACTCGTCTCCATGCCCATCTGCACCTGTTCCGCCTCACGAGCGCGCCGGGGGCGGCCGGCACCACGATCGATGAGCACGAGCAGATCCTGGATGCGCTGGTGCGGCGCAATCCGGAACGAGCCGCGGAGGCGATGGCGGCGCATCTGCGCTCCAGCCGCGTACGGCACCGGCCGGACACCTCGTCCCAGCACCCGCGGGGGCGCACCTCCTGA
- a CDS encoding SDR family NAD(P)-dependent oxidoreductase, translating into MTDESTPMTAPTPHTPEYAGLVAVVTGGASGIGLATARELRARGAEVAVLDLAESDEPFLHVRCDVTDDAAVRAAIDTVTDRLGGVNVLVNNAGMGAQGTVEDNAPDEWHRVLDVNVVGVARVTAAALPALRKAAAGGEGHAAIVNMCSIAATAGLPQRALYSASKGAVLALTRAMAADHLREGIRVTCVNPGTVDTPWVNRLLSAADDPEAERAALAARQPSGRLVSAAEVAHAVAYLASPFSGATTGTDLAVDGGMQGLRLRPRQ; encoded by the coding sequence ATGACCGACGAGAGCACACCGATGACAGCGCCGACGCCGCACACCCCCGAATACGCCGGCCTGGTCGCCGTGGTGACAGGCGGGGCATCCGGGATCGGCCTGGCCACCGCGCGTGAACTGCGCGCGCGGGGCGCCGAGGTGGCCGTGCTCGACCTGGCCGAGTCGGACGAGCCGTTCCTGCACGTGCGCTGCGACGTGACGGACGACGCGGCCGTGCGCGCGGCCATCGACACGGTGACGGACCGCCTGGGCGGAGTGAACGTCCTGGTCAACAACGCCGGCATGGGCGCCCAGGGCACCGTCGAGGACAACGCCCCCGACGAGTGGCACCGGGTGCTCGACGTCAACGTCGTCGGCGTCGCCCGCGTGACAGCGGCCGCCCTGCCCGCCCTGCGCAAGGCGGCCGCCGGGGGAGAGGGACACGCGGCGATCGTCAACATGTGCTCGATCGCCGCGACTGCCGGACTGCCCCAGCGCGCGCTCTACTCCGCGAGCAAGGGCGCGGTCCTGGCCCTGACGCGGGCGATGGCCGCCGACCACCTGCGCGAGGGCATCCGCGTCACCTGCGTGAACCCCGGCACGGTGGACACGCCCTGGGTTAACCGTCTGCTGTCCGCGGCGGACGACCCGGAGGCGGAACGCGCCGCCCTGGCCGCCCGCCAGCCCAGCGGCCGACTGGTCAGCGCCGCCGAAGTCGCCCACGCAGTCGCCTACTTGGCGAGCCCGTTCTCCGGCGCCACGACCGGGACCGACCTGGCGGTGGACGGCGGCATGCAGGGACTGCGGCTGCGCCCGCGCCAGTGA
- a CDS encoding fumarylacetoacetate hydrolase family protein has translation MRIARLGRPGHEIPVVLDGDRVLDLRGVTADVTPEFLEHGLPTLDVTTLPELPEPAGLRFGPPVTRPTAVVCVGMNYAKHAAESGAEPPTEPVVFLKHPNTVVGPHDPVTIPRGSTMTDWEVELGVVIARRTSYLDSPADAAAHIAGYVLVNDVSERELQLHTSGGQWSKGKCAPTFTPVGPWLVTADALDPATVQLRSRVNGEKRQDSSTADLIFSVPEILYRLSQFMTLEPGDLILTGTPEGVALSGRFPYLSAGDVVELEGEGLGQQRQTMAAEGNR, from the coding sequence ATGCGTATCGCCCGCCTCGGCCGCCCAGGCCACGAGATTCCCGTCGTCCTCGACGGCGACCGCGTACTCGATCTGCGCGGTGTGACCGCGGACGTGACGCCGGAGTTCCTCGAACACGGCCTGCCCACGCTCGACGTGACCACCCTGCCCGAACTCCCGGAGCCCGCAGGCCTGCGCTTCGGCCCGCCGGTCACCCGCCCCACCGCGGTCGTCTGCGTCGGCATGAACTACGCCAAGCACGCGGCGGAGTCCGGCGCCGAACCGCCCACCGAGCCGGTCGTGTTCCTCAAGCACCCCAACACGGTGGTCGGCCCGCACGACCCGGTCACCATCCCCCGGGGCAGCACCATGACGGACTGGGAGGTGGAGCTCGGCGTCGTGATCGCAAGGCGCACCAGCTACCTCGACTCGCCCGCCGACGCCGCCGCCCACATCGCCGGGTACGTCCTCGTCAACGACGTGTCCGAGCGGGAGCTGCAGCTGCACACCTCGGGCGGCCAGTGGTCCAAGGGCAAGTGTGCGCCCACCTTCACGCCGGTCGGGCCGTGGCTGGTCACCGCTGACGCACTGGATCCGGCGACCGTACAGCTGCGCAGCCGGGTCAACGGGGAGAAGCGCCAGGACTCCAGCACCGCCGACCTGATCTTCTCCGTGCCCGAAATCCTGTACCGGCTCAGCCAGTTCATGACTCTGGAGCCCGGCGACCTGATTCTCACCGGCACTCCCGAGGGCGTCGCCCTGTCCGGACGCTTCCCCTACCTGAGCGCCGGGGACGTCGTGGAGCTGGAAGGCGAAGGGCTCGGACAGCAGCGCCAGACCATGGCCGCGGAAGGAAACCGATGA
- a CDS encoding MFS transporter has product MSILTTVKPAHTAVAHRRRVLLASLVGSALEWYDFYLYGTAAALVFNKIIFPSFDATASLLASFGTLAIGYFVRPLGGVIFGRLGDLFGRKRVLVLTLLVMGASTVGMALVPTYGQAGVLAPILLVVLRAIQGLGAGAEYGGAAVLAAEFSEPRRRGLFGAAPSIGVYIGILMASGAFALVTQLPEDQFLAWGWRLPFAASVLVIGVALVIRLRLTESPAFEAAQERSEASEVSPVRDVVRKEWKAGLVVFGLQTAQNVVAYLNLTFLAAYLTGTLKLSSSTGPVAVTVGTAVTALSLPFFGWLTDRVGRKPVALAGTLFSAAFAFPYFWVIDHVHTSLAVTLVVVVSMGIGVGCMFAPQAAYYSELFTARSRFTGLALYRELAGAVTGGLTPLIAVALVAAAGDRSWGVALFVVGSCLVGGAAVALGPETRGRDLAATSVTELRASTGTYR; this is encoded by the coding sequence ATGTCCATCCTGACCACAGTCAAGCCCGCCCACACGGCTGTTGCGCACCGCCGCAGAGTCCTGTTGGCCTCGCTCGTGGGCTCCGCCCTCGAGTGGTACGACTTCTACCTCTACGGCACAGCCGCCGCGCTCGTCTTCAACAAGATCATTTTCCCGTCCTTCGACGCCACGGCATCGCTCCTCGCCTCGTTCGGCACGCTGGCCATCGGCTACTTCGTACGACCCCTCGGTGGCGTCATCTTCGGCCGCCTGGGCGACCTGTTCGGCCGCAAACGCGTCCTGGTCCTCACCCTGCTGGTGATGGGAGCCTCGACCGTCGGCATGGCGCTCGTCCCGACGTACGGGCAAGCGGGCGTGCTCGCCCCGATCCTGCTGGTCGTCCTGCGCGCCATCCAGGGCCTCGGCGCCGGCGCCGAGTACGGCGGAGCCGCCGTACTGGCCGCGGAGTTCTCCGAACCGCGACGGCGCGGCCTGTTCGGGGCGGCGCCCAGCATCGGCGTCTACATAGGAATTCTCATGGCGTCGGGCGCCTTCGCGCTGGTCACCCAGCTTCCCGAGGACCAGTTCCTCGCCTGGGGCTGGCGGCTCCCCTTCGCCGCCAGCGTGCTGGTCATCGGCGTGGCTCTGGTCATCCGGCTGCGCCTGACGGAGAGCCCCGCGTTCGAGGCGGCGCAGGAGCGCTCCGAGGCGTCGGAGGTCTCGCCGGTGCGGGACGTCGTGCGCAAGGAGTGGAAGGCCGGCCTGGTCGTCTTCGGCCTGCAGACCGCGCAGAACGTCGTCGCGTACCTGAACCTGACGTTCCTGGCCGCCTACCTCACGGGCACCCTCAAGCTGTCCAGCTCCACCGGACCCGTCGCGGTCACGGTGGGGACGGCGGTGACGGCCCTGTCCCTGCCGTTCTTCGGCTGGCTCACCGACCGCGTCGGGCGCAAGCCGGTGGCCCTGGCCGGCACCCTCTTCTCCGCCGCCTTCGCCTTCCCGTACTTCTGGGTCATCGACCACGTGCACACCTCGCTCGCCGTCACCCTCGTCGTCGTGGTGAGCATGGGCATCGGCGTGGGCTGCATGTTCGCCCCGCAGGCCGCCTACTACAGCGAGCTGTTCACGGCGCGCTCCCGCTTCACCGGCCTTGCCCTGTACCGGGAGCTGGCCGGCGCCGTCACGGGCGGACTGACCCCGCTCATCGCCGTCGCCCTGGTCGCCGCCGCGGGGGACCGCTCCTGGGGCGTCGCCCTGTTCGTCGTCGGCTCCTGCCTCGTCGGGGGCGCCGCAGTGGCCCTCGGACCCGAGACACGGGGCCGCGACCTGGCCGCCACAAGCGTCACCGAACTCCGTGCCTCGACCGGCACCTACCGCTGA